Within the Candidatus Firestonebacteria bacterium RIFOXYD2_FULL_39_29 genome, the region GATGGGGATGCATATGCGGAAGGCGGCAATCACTTTGTCCATGCGATAAGACGCAATGCTGATATTACTTATTTTGTTCATGATAATCAGATCTATGCTCTTACAAAAGGCCAGGCTTCTCCGACTACCGATAGAGGTATGAAGAGTGGAACGACTCCTTTTGGAAGCTTCAACGAGCCTGAACATCCAATCGCTATGGCAATCGCGCTAAATTGCACCTTCGTTGCCCGCGCATTTGCGGGAGACCCGGTACATCTGAAAAAAATAATGACCGCAGCACTTTCTCATAGAGGTTTCGCTTTTGTTGATATCCTGCAGCCTTGTGTAACTTTTAATAAAATTAACACTTATCAGTGGTATCGGGATAGGGTGTATAATCTGGACGATGACCAGGCATATAACTCTCTTGACCGAAGCGCCGCTTTTAATAAATCCCTGGAATGGGGTGATAAGATCCCAACAGGAATAATCTACAAATGCGATCGCCCTGTATATGAAGATCACTCGCCTGTAAACAAAGACGTCTCTCTTTCAAGAGAGGAGTTGAGGCCTCCGCAATTGGAAGAGCTAGTAAAAAAGTACTTTTAAAGAGGGGGCTGACAACGTGTTTCGGTGCCTGTCCCACTTGTATATACAATATAGTTGTATCTGTATTGACATATTGTTTGTGTTTTGTTATGATGTGTTTGGAGGTTTTTATGAAAACTATCATGAAATCATTGAGGTTTCCTGTTGAGATTTTGGATAAAAGCAGGGAGGTTATGAGAAAAAAGAAGATTAATTTTACTCAACTCACTATGGCGGCTGTTTCTAATTATGTCGCAGAAGTAAAGTATGAGGAAAAAGTTAATGAGGCTTTTGGAATATGGAAAACTTCTAAACACAAAGAGTTAAAGAACGGTACTGACAGTTATATCAGGAAAGTTAGAAGGACGGGGAAGGGGTAATGCAGGTATTTGATACAGATGTTATAATTGATGCGCTTCGCGGTGTGGAACCGGCGAAAGAATTATTGCTGAAATATAAGAAGAATAATTATATCAGCGCCATAACCAGAGGCGAAGTATATTTTGGCATGAGAAAAGAAGAAAGATATAGAACAGTTGCTCTTCTTGACTGCTTTAAAGAAATACCCGTGGATAAAGAGATAATAGAAATAGCCTATGATATAAAAAAGGTTACAAAAAATCTTACACTAACGCTGAATGATTGCTTGATTTGCGCTACAGCGGTAAAGTTGAATGAATTTATAGTGACAAGGAACGCAAAGCACTATCCCTCTAAATATGTCAGAACAATCAAGCCCAGGTATTAACCAGGAAAAATACTTCTAAGATCGGGGACAGACACCGAGAAAGATCGTTGTCAGTCCCCTTGTTGTTATCAGGGGGCAAAAAGATTGCCCCCTGATAACAAAATACTTTGTACTTATCAATTTTTGTTGTATAATTATCCTTGTGAAAACATTTAAAAGTAAAATACCTGCGTTACTCGGAGTACTTGCATTTTTCCTGCCTCTTTCCATATATGTTTTTACTACCTGTCCTACTGTTTTTGCCGGGGATAGCGGGGAATTAATCACTGCCGCCTTCACTCTGGGTGTGGCACACCCGCCGGGGTATCCTTTGTTTTGCCTTCTAGGCAAGTTGTTTTCATATTTATCTATTGCTACTATTGCTTTTAGGGTTAATCTTGTTGCAGGTTTCTTTGCAGCTTTATCTGTTTATGTCCTATATCTACTTATTAAAAAATTGATTTCAGGAAATATGGGAGTCTTTCTTGCTTTTTGCGGAGCGCTTCTTCTGGCTTTCTCCGGTATTTTTTGGGAACAGGCGCTTTTTGCAAAAGGATCTCTTTATATGATTAATTCTTTTCTTATTATTC harbors:
- a CDS encoding 2-oxoacid ferredoxin oxidoreductase (catalyzes the coenzyme A-dependent decarboxylation of 2-oxoacids, such as pyruvate and 2-oxoglutarate), translating into MVVKSDFDSTDPVAWCPGCGNYAILGSIKESLVELGLEPWQVILVSGIGQAAKLPHYLKCNLFNGLHGRALPAAFGIKAVNHKMKVIVHGGDGDAYAEGGNHFVHAIRRNADITYFVHDNQIYALTKGQASPTTDRGMKSGTTPFGSFNEPEHPIAMAIALNCTFVARAFAGDPVHLKKIMTAALSHRGFAFVDILQPCVTFNKINTYQWYRDRVYNLDDDQAYNSLDRSAAFNKSLEWGDKIPTGIIYKCDRPVYEDHSPVNKDVSLSREELRPPQLEELVKKYF